TCTACCAACTGAGCTACTTCCGCAATTTTGTTTCCAAAACTATTGGTAAACGCTGTGCAAAACTAAGAAAAACTATTTAATCCTGCAACTTTTTTTTCTAATATAAAATGTGGGGAGAGCAGGATTCGAACCTACGAAGCCGAAGCAACTGAGTTACAGTCAGTCCCATTTAGCCACTCTGGAATCTCCCCAGATATTTTATATTAAATTGAGCCTCCAGAGGGATTCGAACCCACGACCCCGAGATTACAAATCACGTGCTCTGGCCAACTGAGCTATGGAGGCATTTTAATATTTCGACTGAAAGCGGTGGAGAAACTCTACTCTACGCATTTCAGTAGTGAAAAAAAAATCACCCTTTTTGAGTGATATTTTGAGCGGAAGACGGGGGTCGAACCCGCGACATTCAGCTTGGAAGGCTGACGCTCTACCAACTGAGCTACTTCCGCAATTTTGTTTCCAAAACTATTGGTAAACGCTGTGCAAAACTAAGAAAAACTATTTAATCCTGCAACTTTTTTTTTCTAATATAAAATGTGGGGAGAGCAGGATTCGAACCTACGAAGCCGAAGCAACTGAGTTACAGTCAGTCCCATTTAGCCACTCTGGAATCTCCCCAGATATTTTATATTAAATTGAGCTTCCAGAGGGATTCGAACCCACGACCCCGAGATTACAAATCACGTGCTCTGGCCAACTGAGCTATGGAAGCATTTAATAAAAAAGAATTCAAAAGATCGCTGTTCCCTTTTTGCGAGTGCAAATATAGAACGGATTTTTTGAATTCTCAAATTTTTCTATAACTTTTTTTAAACTTTTTTACTACGCCATTTCTTTTTTCTTGATTAGTAGCTTTTTAGCAGTATCAACACAAAGGTCTAGACTTTCTTCAAAACTGGCAGATGTCTTTTTTACTACAATATCGTCTCCCGGAACCGCTAAAATAATTTCAGCTGTTTTATTCGCTTTATCGGCGTTATTTTCAACTTTCAGAAAAACCTTACACTCATGAATTTTATCATAGAAGGTATCTAATTTGCTTACTTTTTTGTCAATGTGTGATTCTAGTGGTTCGTGTGGAGTTAAACCAATTGATTGTACTGTGATCTTCATAATTCTTCTTTTTTAGACGCTCTAGGATGAGCCTGATTAAACACTTTTTTCAATTGTTCAATATTAGCATTCGTATAGACTTGAGTACTTGCAAGACTTGAATGCCCTAATATTTTCTTTACTTTGGAGATCTCCGCCCCATTATCCAGAACATGTGTAGCAAAACTATGCCGCAGGATATGAGGGCTTCTTTTTTCTTTTGTTGTTACAAGACTAAGGTACTTATTAACTACCACATAAACAAATTTTTCATTGAGTTTTTTACCCTTTTTATTGACAAAAAAATAGGTTTTATGTTCGTCCGTAGGTTTCCTTATTTCCAGATAACTTTCAAGCAGCTCCGAAAGGCCTTCGGAAATCGGAATAAATCTTTCTTTATTCCCTTTTCCTATTATTTTCAGTTCGTTTCCGCTTATATTAACATACTCAAACATCAGGCCACAAAGTTCTGCTTTCCGGATTCCGGTCTGATATAACACTTCCATAATACATCTTTCGAGAATATCATGTACTTCTATAAATATCCGGTCATTGAGATCCTGCATTTCCTCCTGTGACATAGGAATCTGTTTTTCAGCATAAAACTTCAGAGAAGACATCCCTTCTGCCGGAGAAATTTTAATTTCTCCTATTTTTAAAAGGAAAAGATAAAAACTTCGCAGAGATGATAATTTTCTGTTGATGCTTCTTTTTGAAATTCCATTTTCGCTTAATTCAATGATAAAATTCCGGATTACTTTTTTGTCAGCTTTGGAAATGTCATCTGAAGATTCTGTTCTGAGGAAGAAATAAGAAAAATCTTCAAGATCTTTTTTATAGCTTGTAATGGTATGAGGAGAATACCTCTTCTCGAATTGTAAATATTCTAAAAACTTATATAGCATTTACGTAGGGTATAAAAACAAAAATTCACCTCTCAAATATACGTATTTAAGAAGTGAATTAATGTATGCGATTTAAGAAAATTCTTAAGCCTGCTCTTCTTTGCTAAGATTTCTCTGCTTGTGAGCAGCTTTCAGTCTAGCTTGTCTTAAAGTTACAGAAGGCTTAATAAACTGTTGTCTAGCTCTTAATTGACGAACTGTACCTGTTTTATCAAATTTTCTTTTATATTTTTTTAAAGCTCTGTCGATGGATTCACCATCTTTTACTGGAATTATTAACATATTTTACATCTCATTTTGGATTGCAAAAGTAATATATTTTCATTAAACAACAAAATTATATCCAGTAAAAAAAGATAATGGGTTTTAATTTCAACTAAAAACATTATAAAAACAATAAATCAATATCCAAATCAATGAAATACATTTAATATTTAAAGTTAAATTATGAATTTATTCAAAATAAAATAATAAAACATTAAGATAATCATATTTTGATTAAATTTGGATTTTTAAAAATAATAAAACAAAACAGCCATGAAAAAATAATTACTCTTATTTATAACCTTCTTCCTCTCAACTCAGCTTTTTATTTTTTTACCCGCCCTAAGTAACAGCAGATTATATCAATAAAAGTCATTTTAAAAAAACACTTCCAGATATGCTAAAAAAAATACTTTTTACTATACTAGCACTCTTTTACCTATCTCTTACCGCACAGGAAGACTGCATTTCAGCGATCACGGTATGTGGAAACTCCAATATCAATTACACACCATCAGGAATAGGAAATATTAATGAAAATTTAGGAGGATGTCTTTCATATGAAAATCATTCAGTCTGGTATAAATTTACCATTGCAACCAGTGGCACCCTTACCTTTGACATCACCCCAACAGGACCTGTCGATTATGACTGGGCAGTTTATGGCCCGAATGTAACCTGCTCCAACAGAGGAACCCCTATCCGCTGTAATGCCTCCGGGGAAAACGGAGCTACAGGACTGAATATGAGCAGCACACAGACTTCCGTACCCGGAGGCTTCGGCCAGCCAAGGTATTGCAAATATATGGATGTACTCGCCGGGCAGACCTATTATTTATATGTAGATAATTGGTCGACCACTGTTTATACATTTAATTTAACATGGGGAGGTACTGCTACTTTTGTTTCACCTTTCAATAATTCGTCTGCAGCTCCCAATCCATTTATACCACCGGGAGCTCCGGGACCGAATGCCAATTCACCGCGGGAAATCCCAATCTGCGGAAATACAGCCGTTTTCGATTTCAGTTCTTTATCAGCAGGAATATTAAACGGAAATCCCAATTTCACGGTTACTTATTTTAACAATGCCAATAATGCGGCTACCGGAACGAATCCCATCACAGCTCCAACCACCGTAAACACTACCAATACTTACTATTATAATATTAACTATCAAGATCCAAACAGCCCTGGAAGTACGATCAATGCCTGCAAACAGACCAATGCCATTGTTTTCAGAAACAAAAGTATTACTGCTTCAATAACACCTTCGGCCACTGTTTTATGCCCGGGAGGAAGCATTACCTTAACTTCTAACAACCCCACAGGAAATACATGGTCTACTGGAGCTACTACCCCTTCTATTACAGTAACTTCTCCGGGGACTTATACTTTAACAACTACCAATGGAACATGTACGAGCGCTCCGGTTTCTACTACGATTACTCAAGATACGGATCCCGCTGTAAGTATTACAGGAAATTTAGTACTCTGTGAATCAACCAGCACGCAGCTTACCGCTTCTTCCACAGGAACGGGAAACACTTACACCTGGTCTACAGGAGCAACGGGGAATACTATTTCGGTTTCAACACCGGGAACCTATACGGTTACTGTGAAAACCCCTTCCAACTGCCAGTACACAAAATCTGTCACGGTAGCACAAGGTGTGGTTCCTGTTGTTCAGAATTCAAGCTTGAGCCAATGTTCAAATACGGCAACAGCTATTTTCGACCTTACCTCATCGCAACCCAATATCAGCCAAACAGCTAATGTAAGTTTCGATTATTATGTGAATCAAGCAGATGCGATTGCAGGAAATACGAATACAATTACGAACCCAGCAACCTATAATTCAGGTAATGCAACGATCTATGTCCGGGTAAAATCAGCAATCTGTTCTAAAATTGCACAATTGCAATTAAATATTACGCAATCGACCGCACCGAGCATTACAGCATCTTCGTCTACGATATGCTACGGAGGGAATGTTACCCTCACATCAAGCATCAGCACCGGAAACACCTGGTCTACAGGAGCAACAACCCCATCGATCACCGTTACAACCGAAGGCATCTACACTTTGACCAATACAAGCGGAAATTGCACCAGTACTCCCGTTTCAGTTACTATAAATAAAGAGAACGACCCGAATGTGACCATTACAGGAAATTTATTACTGTGTGACCAAACCAGCACACAACTTACAGCTGCTTCGGCGGGGACAGGAAACCTCTACACCTGGTCTACAGGAGCAACAACACCAGCGATTACTGTAACGTCTCCGGGAACTTATACTGTTACTGTGAAAACGCCCGCCAACTGCCAGTACACGAAATCTGTTACGGTAGCACAAGGCATTGTTCCTGCTGTTCAGAATTCAAGTTTGAGCCAATGCTCCAATACGGCAACAGCTATTTTTGATCTTACTTCAGCACAACCTAATATCAGCACAACTTCAACTGTAAGTTTTGATTATTATGTGAATCAGGCAGATGCGATTGCGGGAAATGCGAATACCATTACGAACCCAACAACCTATAATTCAGGTAATGCTACCATTTATGTCCGTGTAAAATCAACAACCTGTTTTAAAGTAGCCCAGCTGCAGCTTTCCGTTACCCAATTCCCTGTGCCAACGATCAGCGCATCTTCTACAACGATATGCTATGGAGGGAATATCACTTTAACTTCAAGCAATGCAACGGGAAACACATGGTCCACAGGAGAAACAACCCAATCCATCACCATTACAGCTCCCGGCACCTACACTTTAACGGGGGCAAACGGATTGTGCTCAAGCGCACCGGCATCCATTAGCATTTCGGCAGAAAACAATCCGAATTTACAGGTTTCCGGAAATCTTTCTTTCTGCCCGGGATCTTCAACTATACTGACCGCTTCTTCACAGGGGACAGGAAATACATTTACATGGTCAAATGGAGTAAATGGAGCCTCTAATACGATTAATATACCCGGCACTTATACTGTTACCGCTACAACACCTGCCGGCTGCCAATATCAAAAATCCGTAGTCGTAACTATGGATAATGCCATCATTGTAAATATTGCTCCACCGGCACAGATCACCTGCACCAACCCGCAAATCACACTCAATGCAACAGCTTCAATCTATCAGCCCGGAGCCACATTCCTATGGACAGCTTCTAATGGAGGGTCTATTATTTCAGGAGGCAGTACTTTGACTCCTACCGTTAATAATGGTGGAACTTATACTCTTACCATTACAAGTGCAGCACCTTTAGCATGTACCAGCCAGGCTTCAGTAGTGGTTAACAAAAACATAACCCCTCCTACTATTGCTATTTCTGCACCTAAACTTACTATTTGCCTTGGGGAATCTGTGGTTCTTACTGCCACAGGGGCTGCTACTTACACCTGGACAGGTATTCCAGGCAACGGAAGCTCGCAGACAGTGTCACCTACTACAACCACAACGTATACGGTAACCGGAACCGGAGTTAATGGATGCGCTGCCCAGACGCCGGCTACAATAACAATTAATGTTGTTCCTGAAATTGTTTCAACCCTACATGACATTGAAATCTGTAAAGGAGACAAAGCTATTCTGGATGCAGGATTCGGACCTAACTACACTTATTTATGGAATACAGGAGCAACCACCCGGACCATTAATGTAGAGCTTGAAGGAAATTATTCAGTTACTATAAGCAACGGAGTCTGCTCAAAAACATTCACTGCTACGGTAAGGTATATTGTTACGCCTGAAATCCTGAATATTATTTATAAGGACAATACCTTAACGATCAATATCAAAAACAGTGGAAACCTTCCGGCAGAGTACTCCATAGACGGAGGGGTAACATGGCAGTCATCCAATATATTCACCAACGTACTCAGAAATACT
This region of Chryseobacterium vaccae genomic DNA includes:
- the rpsU gene encoding 30S ribosomal protein S21; protein product: MLIIPVKDGESIDRALKKYKRKFDKTGTVRQLRARQQFIKPSVTLRQARLKAAHKQRNLSKEEQA
- a CDS encoding tyrosine-type recombinase/integrase translates to MLYKFLEYLQFEKRYSPHTITSYKKDLEDFSYFFLRTESSDDISKADKKVIRNFIIELSENGISKRSINRKLSSLRSFYLFLLKIGEIKISPAEGMSSLKFYAEKQIPMSQEEMQDLNDRIFIEVHDILERCIMEVLYQTGIRKAELCGLMFEYVNISGNELKIIGKGNKERFIPISEGLSELLESYLEIRKPTDEHKTYFFVNKKGKKLNEKFVYVVVNKYLSLVTTKEKRSPHILRHSFATHVLDNGAEISKVKKILGHSSLASTQVYTNANIEQLKKVFNQAHPRASKKEEL
- a CDS encoding T9SS type B sorting domain-containing protein encodes the protein MLKKILFTILALFYLSLTAQEDCISAITVCGNSNINYTPSGIGNINENLGGCLSYENHSVWYKFTIATSGTLTFDITPTGPVDYDWAVYGPNVTCSNRGTPIRCNASGENGATGLNMSSTQTSVPGGFGQPRYCKYMDVLAGQTYYLYVDNWSTTVYTFNLTWGGTATFVSPFNNSSAAPNPFIPPGAPGPNANSPREIPICGNTAVFDFSSLSAGILNGNPNFTVTYFNNANNAATGTNPITAPTTVNTTNTYYYNINYQDPNSPGSTINACKQTNAIVFRNKSITASITPSATVLCPGGSITLTSNNPTGNTWSTGATTPSITVTSPGTYTLTTTNGTCTSAPVSTTITQDTDPAVSITGNLVLCESTSTQLTASSTGTGNTYTWSTGATGNTISVSTPGTYTVTVKTPSNCQYTKSVTVAQGVVPVVQNSSLSQCSNTATAIFDLTSSQPNISQTANVSFDYYVNQADAIAGNTNTITNPATYNSGNATIYVRVKSAICSKIAQLQLNITQSTAPSITASSSTICYGGNVTLTSSISTGNTWSTGATTPSITVTTEGIYTLTNTSGNCTSTPVSVTINKENDPNVTITGNLLLCDQTSTQLTAASAGTGNLYTWSTGATTPAITVTSPGTYTVTVKTPANCQYTKSVTVAQGIVPAVQNSSLSQCSNTATAIFDLTSAQPNISTTSTVSFDYYVNQADAIAGNANTITNPTTYNSGNATIYVRVKSTTCFKVAQLQLSVTQFPVPTISASSTTICYGGNITLTSSNATGNTWSTGETTQSITITAPGTYTLTGANGLCSSAPASISISAENNPNLQVSGNLSFCPGSSTILTASSQGTGNTFTWSNGVNGASNTINIPGTYTVTATTPAGCQYQKSVVVTMDNAIIVNIAPPAQITCTNPQITLNATASIYQPGATFLWTASNGGSIISGGSTLTPTVNNGGTYTLTITSAAPLACTSQASVVVNKNITPPTIAISAPKLTICLGESVVLTATGAATYTWTGIPGNGSSQTVSPTTTTTYTVTGTGVNGCAAQTPATITINVVPEIVSTLHDIEICKGDKAILDAGFGPNYTYLWNTGATTRTINVELEGNYSVTISNGVCSKTFTATVRYIVTPEILNIIYKDNTLTINIKNSGNLPAEYSIDGGVTWQSSNIFTNVLRNTQYPIKVRNRGALCETNTTYYTFFMSNVITPNYDGINDGIDFSIISRYGNFEGSIFDRYGKSIFKVTPKNPIWDGKYLNAPLPTGSYWYRLFWEDKISKKPVETSGWILLKNRD
- a CDS encoding HPF/RaiA family ribosome-associated protein encodes the protein MKITVQSIGLTPHEPLESHIDKKVSKLDTFYDKIHECKVFLKVENNADKANKTAEIILAVPGDDIVVKKTSASFEESLDLCVDTAKKLLIKKKEMA